The following are encoded in a window of Verrucomicrobiota bacterium genomic DNA:
- a CDS encoding SGNH/GDSL hydrolase family protein translates to MKIAAGSKLLFIGDSITDCERARPVGEGLFDAEGKGYVSIVKAYLAAVCPEKKVRVVNMGTSGNTVKDLAVRWKTDVLDLKPDWLSIMIGVNDVWRQHDLPLQPETHVYLKDFTRILEQLVAKTKPQVSGLILMTPFYIEPNPADPMRAMMDEYGKAVKQIARKHGAICIDTQAAMNEVLRHCHANSIAWDRVHPNPTGHMILARAFLNAAGFSE, encoded by the coding sequence ATGAAAATCGCCGCTGGCAGCAAATTACTTTTTATCGGGGACTCCATCACGGATTGTGAACGCGCCCGCCCGGTGGGTGAAGGACTTTTTGACGCGGAAGGGAAAGGGTATGTATCGATCGTCAAAGCCTATCTGGCCGCCGTTTGCCCGGAGAAAAAAGTCCGGGTCGTGAATATGGGGACGAGTGGAAATACGGTCAAAGACCTCGCCGTCCGTTGGAAAACCGATGTGCTCGATTTAAAGCCCGACTGGCTCTCGATTATGATCGGGGTCAATGACGTCTGGCGCCAGCATGACCTCCCGCTCCAACCCGAAACACACGTGTATTTGAAAGATTTCACCCGCATCCTCGAGCAGCTTGTCGCCAAGACTAAACCGCAAGTGAGCGGGCTCATTTTAATGACCCCTTTTTATATCGAACCCAATCCCGCTGACCCTATGCGCGCCATGATGGATGAGTACGGCAAGGCCGTGAAACAAATTGCGCGCAAACACGGGGCCATTTGTATCGACACCCAGGCCGCGATGAATGAAGTCCTCCGCCATTGCCACGCAAACTCTATCGCCTGGGACCGTGTCCACCCAAATCCCACCGGCCACATGATCCTCGCCCGCGCTTTCCTGAATGCCGCCGGGTTTTCCGAGTAA